One window of Thermococcus sp. JdF3 genomic DNA carries:
- the trmBL2 gene encoding HTH-type transcriptional regulator TrmBL2 yields the protein MVKDRMVELLQEHFELNLYEARAYVALVGFGVLTPAELASVSEVPAPRTYDVLRSLEKKGFAISQPGKVNKYRPVHPQNILEKFIEEWQERVAEELELKKKAKEELLELMSPLIETEIPKYGVEKVWVVRGIRNATLKTKEMFEEVKEQILLADDGYIAINLESDIIKAINNGAKARIIVTENVLHRLGTSKIMDYYKAGKLELKVIDKIELPMLICDDEVFFALEDMAARYFNYETQIWIKDFRVKALFEGKFNEYWEQAKKA from the coding sequence ATGGTTAAGGACAGGATGGTTGAGCTCCTTCAGGAGCACTTTGAGTTGAACCTCTACGAGGCCAGGGCGTACGTGGCATTAGTCGGTTTTGGCGTCCTCACCCCTGCCGAGCTGGCCAGCGTTTCGGAGGTCCCGGCTCCGAGGACCTACGACGTCCTCAGGAGCCTTGAGAAGAAGGGCTTCGCCATCAGCCAGCCTGGCAAGGTGAACAAGTACAGGCCCGTCCACCCGCAGAACATCCTCGAGAAGTTCATCGAGGAGTGGCAGGAGCGCGTCGCCGAGGAGCTTGAGCTCAAGAAGAAGGCAAAGGAGGAGCTCCTCGAGCTCATGAGCCCGCTCATTGAGACCGAGATTCCGAAGTACGGTGTCGAGAAGGTCTGGGTCGTGAGGGGCATAAGGAACGCCACCCTCAAGACCAAGGAGATGTTCGAGGAGGTCAAGGAGCAGATCCTCCTGGCTGACGACGGTTACATAGCCATCAACCTTGAGAGCGACATCATCAAGGCCATTAACAACGGCGCCAAGGCCAGGATAATAGTCACCGAGAACGTCCTCCACAGGCTCGGCACCTCAAAGATAATGGACTACTACAAGGCCGGCAAGCTCGAGCTCAAGGTCATCGACAAGATTGAGCTCCCGATGCTCATCTGCGACGACGAGGTCTTCTTCGCCCTCGAGGACATGGCGGCAAGGTACTTCAACTACGAGACCCAGATATGGATCAAGGACTTCCGCGTCAAGGCCCTCTTCGAGGGCAAGTTCAACGAGTACTGGGAGCAGGCCAAGAAGGCCTGA
- a CDS encoding CGP-CTERM sorting domain-containing protein, which yields MHRMVILLITLLLFLTFPVSATYYVKEPSPLYEVKYSVLSNGTDALIHLEVLQWGVSCGMTDCWPEVFYGHEYLLFFDGGRLYLLNFTPAVGVPTEGIIYRRATFINGSWYVEMEYHLPDYSQVDMVHRFDTRNFCVEPVNVSSWFWLHRGKISNGINGWRIELQSWGPGEWGRANVSDLWIASSKSASSWSPGPAIVANSSVPVYFTLKKGNLTRNVTLVYLNATGNGSLIQGFWFPGDVKIVNVTLCEKANVNTSTSTTAETNGTARTTEMPPSTTKTQTSTKETKKGICGPGLISLLAVIPLILRRR from the coding sequence ATGCATAGAATGGTAATCCTCCTCATCACCCTCCTCCTTTTCCTTACCTTTCCTGTTTCCGCAACGTACTACGTAAAAGAGCCCAGTCCCCTTTACGAGGTAAAATACTCGGTTCTCTCGAACGGAACCGATGCCTTAATTCATCTGGAAGTCCTTCAGTGGGGAGTCAGCTGCGGCATGACCGACTGCTGGCCCGAGGTCTTTTACGGCCACGAGTACCTCCTGTTCTTCGATGGCGGCAGGCTTTACCTGCTGAACTTTACTCCCGCGGTAGGAGTTCCCACGGAGGGGATAATCTACAGGAGAGCAACGTTCATCAACGGGAGCTGGTACGTGGAGATGGAGTACCACCTCCCGGATTATTCCCAGGTCGACATGGTTCACAGGTTTGACACTCGGAACTTCTGCGTTGAGCCGGTAAACGTCAGCAGTTGGTTCTGGCTCCATCGGGGAAAAATTAGCAATGGGATTAACGGCTGGAGGATTGAACTGCAATCCTGGGGTCCCGGAGAATGGGGTCGCGCGAACGTGAGCGACCTCTGGATAGCTTCCAGCAAAAGCGCGAGCAGCTGGTCTCCAGGCCCGGCCATCGTTGCGAATTCGAGCGTCCCGGTTTACTTCACTCTCAAAAAGGGCAACCTTACGAGAAATGTCACCCTCGTTTACCTGAACGCAACTGGAAACGGCAGTCTGATACAGGGTTTCTGGTTTCCAGGCGATGTTAAAATCGTCAACGTGACACTCTGCGAGAAAGCTAACGTGAACACATCTACCAGCACGACCGCTGAGACCAACGGCACAGCCCGCACAACAGAGATGCCTCCCAGTACAACGAAAACACAAACCAGCACGAAAGAAACCAAAAAGGGCATCTGCGGACCAGGGCTGATAAGTTTGCTCGCAGTGATTCCGTTAATCCTCAGAAGGCGTTAG